In Caldisphaera lagunensis DSM 15908, a single genomic region encodes these proteins:
- a CDS encoding CBS domain-containing protein: MSINESIYEIASKPLISIDINEYVSNAVKFMYERGLRRLAVKQNDQITGIFNISSLLKILLEGTDPSNLTLSMVELESPIYVGGTTPIKDAVDLMNKKEVTSILVGKANDVQGILTTHDIISVLSSTNIKKGVYGILDKDYPSVDIGKSKVIDVMREMVDKNKSGIFIFDGNEYVGIITIRDIIKIYSDLGSEGLNSNLNDIPINEGAYGSIGLSISELASIMYNKGSDVIAVFCSYDLCGGIDDLILTRNFNKIIEGID; this comes from the coding sequence TTGTCAATAAATGAAAGCATATATGAAATAGCCTCAAAGCCATTAATTTCAATAGATATCAATGAATATGTATCAAATGCTGTAAAGTTTATGTATGAAAGAGGGTTAAGGAGATTAGCTGTAAAGCAAAATGATCAAATAACTGGAATTTTTAATATTTCTTCTTTATTAAAAATTTTATTGGAAGGAACTGATCCATCAAATTTAACTCTTTCTATGGTTGAGTTAGAATCGCCAATATATGTTGGAGGAACAACGCCAATTAAAGATGCAGTAGATCTGATGAATAAAAAAGAAGTTACATCAATATTAGTTGGTAAAGCCAATGATGTACAAGGCATTTTAACTACTCATGATATTATTTCTGTTTTATCTTCTACTAATATAAAAAAGGGGGTTTATGGCATTTTAGATAAAGATTATCCGAGTGTTGATATAGGAAAAAGTAAGGTTATTGATGTAATGAGGGAAATGGTCGATAAAAACAAGAGTGGTATATTTATTTTTGATGGCAATGAATATGTTGGTATAATAACTATAAGAGATATAATTAAAATTTATTCTGATTTAGGATCAGAAGGTCTTAATTCAAATCTTAATGATATTCCTATAAACGAAGGAGCTTATGGAAGTATTGGATTATCTATTTCTGAGTTGGCATCAATTATGTATAATAAAGGATCAGATGTTATAGCAGTTTTCTGCTCGTATGATTTATGTGGGGGAATTGACGATCTTATTTTAACGAGAAATTTCAATAAAATAATAGAGGGAATTGATTAA
- a CDS encoding ATP-dependent helicase, with the protein MKVEEAMMEDDEILNLLRPYVKEWFIKKFGTFTDPQRYAIPLIKQGKNVLISSPTGTGKTLSVFLAIIDDLFKMSEEGVLQNQIYAIYISPLRALDNDMEKNLLIPLREIYQLANEKYNISEINVGVRTSDTPANIKQKMLRSPPHILITTPESLSISLSAPKFKERLSTAKWVVVDEIHEIASSKRGAHLSLSLERLDYLVSNKTGKNLQRIGLSATISPLEEVAKFLGGYKDGKPREVEIVDARFSKPFDIRVITPKTDLIHGSAEEINNEIYETIADLVKNAKTSLIFTNTRSATERVSYKLKKLLASKNMIDLDEIEAHHSSLSREVRLNVEEKLKKGQLRVVVSSTSLELGIDIGYIDLVILLSSPKSVSRLLQRIGRAGHHITQISKGRIIVVDRDDLIECTVLAKSALDRQIDNVRIPMNPLDVLSQQLVGMSIDQKWNLDEAYELIKRSYNYNSLGWEDFMSVISYLSGKYGLENEKVFPKIWYDENEKVFGRKRGARMIYQLNSGTIPDEAKVRVMTTDGKYVGNLEEEFVEILEEGDIFILGGKTFKFLKSKGMEIIVESAEGKRPTVPEWFSEMLPLSFDSAIKVGEFREKIGKLIMDKKIDEAKKILMNEYLLEEHASNEVIRYIWEQLAYVGIIPGNKNILIEYFKDEEGWNIVFHMLFGRRANDALSRAYASILSNYLNVPVKITVTDNGFMLSYQYNEKTLNLEVINMLIKDVNPKNFRNILENAIKRTEMMRRRFRHVAQRSFMILRRYKGWERSPERMQLNAQKLLDVLLEEMPDLPIIKETLREILEDYMDIKAATKVLEWIENNQIKVNIKGPLPYPSPFAHSIVAKGFSDVVLMEDRRKLISLLHDKIMELINSSNVNINLK; encoded by the coding sequence ATAAAAGTAGAGGAAGCTATGATGGAAGATGATGAAATACTGAACCTATTAAGACCATATGTTAAAGAATGGTTTATCAAAAAATTTGGCACATTTACAGATCCTCAAAGATACGCTATACCTCTTATTAAACAAGGAAAGAACGTATTGATTTCTAGCCCAACAGGAACTGGAAAAACACTGTCAGTTTTTTTGGCCATAATAGATGATTTGTTTAAAATGAGTGAAGAGGGTGTTTTACAAAATCAGATATATGCAATATACATAAGCCCTCTTAGGGCCTTAGATAATGATATGGAAAAGAATTTGCTTATACCTTTAAGGGAAATTTATCAATTGGCTAATGAAAAATATAATATAAGTGAAATTAATGTAGGCGTTAGAACAAGCGATACACCTGCTAATATTAAGCAAAAAATGTTAAGATCTCCTCCTCATATTTTAATAACAACTCCTGAATCATTAAGTATTAGTTTATCAGCTCCAAAATTTAAAGAGAGGCTTTCTACAGCCAAATGGGTAGTAGTTGATGAAATTCATGAAATTGCCTCTAGCAAAAGAGGGGCCCATCTATCATTAAGTCTAGAAAGACTAGATTATTTAGTTTCTAATAAAACAGGTAAAAATTTGCAAAGAATAGGATTATCTGCAACAATTTCTCCATTAGAAGAAGTGGCTAAATTTTTAGGGGGTTATAAAGATGGAAAACCAAGAGAAGTAGAGATTGTTGATGCAAGATTTTCAAAGCCTTTTGATATAAGAGTAATAACACCTAAAACGGATCTAATACATGGAAGTGCTGAAGAAATTAACAATGAGATATATGAAACTATAGCCGATTTGGTCAAAAACGCTAAGACATCTTTAATTTTTACTAATACAAGAAGTGCAACAGAAAGGGTTTCTTATAAATTAAAGAAGCTTTTGGCAAGTAAAAATATGATTGATTTAGATGAGATAGAAGCACATCATAGCAGTTTATCTAGGGAAGTAAGGTTAAATGTGGAAGAAAAATTAAAGAAGGGTCAATTAAGAGTTGTAGTTTCTAGCACAAGCCTTGAATTGGGAATAGATATTGGTTACATAGATTTAGTTATATTGTTGAGCAGTCCAAAAAGTGTTAGCAGATTACTGCAAAGAATTGGTAGGGCTGGGCATCATATAACACAAATAAGTAAAGGGAGAATAATAGTTGTTGATAGGGATGATTTAATAGAATGTACTGTATTGGCAAAAAGCGCTTTAGATAGGCAAATAGATAATGTTAGGATACCAATGAATCCATTGGATGTATTATCACAACAATTAGTTGGCATGTCTATAGACCAAAAATGGAATTTAGATGAGGCATATGAATTAATAAAAAGATCGTATAATTATAATTCTCTAGGTTGGGAAGACTTTATGTCTGTTATAAGCTATTTATCTGGAAAATATGGTTTAGAAAACGAAAAAGTATTTCCTAAAATTTGGTATGATGAAAACGAAAAGGTATTTGGAAGGAAAAGAGGAGCAAGAATGATATATCAACTGAATTCAGGGACAATACCGGATGAGGCTAAGGTAAGGGTAATGACTACAGATGGAAAATATGTTGGTAACTTAGAAGAAGAATTTGTTGAAATATTAGAAGAAGGGGATATTTTTATATTAGGAGGTAAAACATTTAAGTTCCTAAAAAGTAAAGGAATGGAAATTATTGTGGAAAGCGCTGAAGGTAAGAGGCCTACTGTACCTGAATGGTTTAGTGAAATGTTGCCTTTAAGTTTTGATAGTGCTATAAAAGTAGGTGAATTTAGAGAAAAAATTGGAAAATTAATAATGGATAAAAAAATCGATGAAGCTAAAAAAATTCTTATGAATGAATACTTATTAGAAGAACATGCATCAAATGAAGTAATAAGGTATATTTGGGAGCAATTAGCTTATGTCGGTATAATACCTGGAAATAAAAACATACTTATAGAATATTTTAAAGATGAAGAAGGATGGAATATCGTGTTTCATATGCTATTTGGAAGAAGAGCAAACGATGCCTTATCAAGAGCTTATGCAAGCATTTTATCAAATTATTTGAATGTCCCAGTAAAAATTACTGTAACTGATAATGGATTTATGCTTTCATATCAATATAATGAAAAAACCCTTAATTTAGAGGTAATTAATATGCTAATTAAAGATGTAAATCCAAAAAACTTCAGAAATATATTGGAAAACGCTATTAAGAGAACTGAAATGATGAGAAGAAGGTTTAGACACGTGGCTCAGAGGAGCTTTATGATACTAAGGAGATACAAAGGTTGGGAAAGAAGTCCTGAAAGAATGCAATTAAATGCTCAAAAATTGTTAGATGTACTTTTAGAAGAGATGCCTGATTTGCCAATAATTAAAGAAACTCTTAGAGAAATTTTGGAAGATTATATGGATATAAAGGCAGCTACCAAAGTTCTTGAATGGATAGAAAATAATCAGATAAAGGTTAATATTAAGGGGCCATTACCATATCCTTCTCCTTTTGCTCATAGCATTGTTGCCAAAGGATTTAGCGATGTTGTTTTAATGGAGGATAGGAGGAAATTGATTTCTTTATTACATGATAAAATTATGGAATTAATAAATTCCTCTAATGTTAATATAAATTTAAAATAA